Proteins co-encoded in one Quercus robur chromosome 8, dhQueRobu3.1, whole genome shotgun sequence genomic window:
- the LOC126695850 gene encoding uncharacterized protein LOC126695850: MDEDRAGIGVVVRDSQGMVMASLSQNIPLPHSVVNLGTLAACRALEFSLELGFDKAILEGDSMIVMAALRDHSPSLASYGLLLRDSQLMANLFTCISFQHVGRVGNYVAHNLARHARHVTGFSVWIEDVPIQIFAAY, encoded by the coding sequence ATGGATGAAGACAGAGCAGGAATTGGCGTGGTTGTTCGAGATAGTCAAGGCATGGTCATGGCTTCTTTATCACAAAATATCCCACTCCCACACTCAGTTGTCAACCTGGGAACCTTGGCAGCATGTAGAGCACTTGAATTCTCCCTAGAGCTAGGCTTCGACAAAGCAATTCTTGAAGGAGACTCGATGATCGTCATGGCTGCACTAAGGGATCATTCTCCTTCATTAGCTTCATATGGCCTGTTACTTCGGGATTCTCAATTGATGgcaaatttatttacttgtatttctTTCCAACATGTTGGTAGGGTAGGGAATTATGTTGCTCACAACCTAGCTAGACATGCACGTCATGTCACTGGTTTTTCAGTTTGGATAGAGGATGTTCCTATCCAAATTTTTGCAGCTTATTAG
- the LOC126694565 gene encoding GDSL esterase/lipase At5g55050-like, whose product MKCKVLLLTFFIIIISFNLSEAQMVPAIYVFGDSLVDVGNNNYLKLSLAKADLPHYGIDFPNQKANGRFTNGMNAADFLAEKVGLPTSPPYFSLVDDSNNNSNVSFLNGVSFASGGARILDGTDPYVFQSIHLTQQIDYFSTVYEDLYRQLGSSGVKNHLSKSIFAIVIGSNDILGYFRSSDLQNKTTPHQYVDSMVLSLKDKLKRLYSFGARKFVIVGIGTIGCCPARRTETKNEECREEINFWSIKYNKGLISMLQELKSDLKDIHYSYFDTYKILLDFIQRPATYGFVEVKAACCGLGTLNAEIFCLPIAAYCSNRSDYIFFDRVHPTEAAHRIFVNNIFDGSLQYTFPINVKQLVAI is encoded by the exons ATGAAATGCAAAGTTCTGCTACTGactttcttcatcatcattatAAGCTTCAATCTCTCAGAGGCTCAAATGGTTCCAGCCATTTATGTGTTTGGAGACTCATTGGTAGATGTGGGAAACAACAATTACCTCAAGCTCTCTCTTGCCAAGGCCGATCTCCCTCACTATGGCATCGACTTTCCTAACCAAAAAGCAAATGGGAGATTCACTAATGGCATGAATGCTGCAGATTTTCTTG CTGAGAAAGTAGGATTGCCAACTTCACCACCATACTTTTCTCTAGTAGATGATTCAAACAACAATAGTAACGTTTCGTTTCTAAACGGTGTTAGCTTCGCTTCTGGAGGTGCCAGAATTTTGGATGGCACCGACCCATATGTG TTCCAGTCAATACATTTGACACAACAAATAGACTACTTCTCAACCGTGTATGAAGACCTGTACAGACAGCTAGGATCCTCTGGTGTAAAAAATCATTTATCAAAGTCTATTTTTGCTATTGTGATTGGAAGCAACGACATCCTTGGCTACTTCAGGTCGTCCGATCTCCAAAACAAGACTACCCCACATCAGTACGTGGATTCAATGGTCCTTTCACTGAAAGATAAATTAAAG CGGTTATACAGTTTTGGTGCACGTAAATTTGTGATTGTTGGAATTGGGACAATTGGATGCTGCCCAGCAAGGAGGACGGAGACCAAAAATGAAGAATGCCGCGAAGAAATAAACTTCTGGTCTATTAAGTACAATAAAGGCCTTATTTCAATGTTGCAGGAACTGAAATCTGATCTTAAAGACATACACTACTCCTACTTTGACACTTACAAAATCTTGCTTGACTTCATTCAGAGACCAGCTACATATG GATTTGTAGAGGTTAAAGCTGCTTGTTGTGGGCTGGGGACCCTTAATGCTGAGATTTTTTGTCTGCCAATTGCAGCCTATTGCTCCAACAGAAGTGACTACATCTTCTTTGATCGAGTCCATCCTACAGAGGCAGCTCATCGCATTTTTgtgaataatatatttgatgGTTCTTTGCAATACACATTTCCAATAAACGTGAAGCAGCTAGTAGCTATTTAA
- the LOC126694566 gene encoding 5'-adenylylsulfate reductase 1, chloroplastic-like, whose amino-acid sequence MALSASSPSSSFLRGSFSSHELKAPWIHSVRLLDQCSVLRDSYCRKFLVKPICAKQKISDSVVPLAATLVAPEVEDRIETEDYEKLAKEMEQASPLEIMDKALEKFGNDIAIAFSGAEDVALIEYAKLTGRPFRVFSLDTGRLNPETYQFFDTVEKHYGIQIEYMFPDAVEVQALVRSKGLFSFYEDGHQECCRVRKVRPLRRALKGLRAWITGQRKDQSPGTRAEIPVVQVDPSFEGMDGGVGSLTKWNPVANVEGQDIWNFLRAMNVPVNSLHSQGFISIGCEPCTRSVLPGQHEREGRWWWEDSKAKECGLHKGNIKQEEVAQLNGNGNGAEPTNESDRVTDIFNSQNLVTLSRSGIENLARLENRREPWVVVLYAPWCRFCQAMEESYVELAEKLAGSGVKVGKFRADGEQKAYAQQELQLGSFPTILFFPRHVASPIKYPSENRDVDSLMAFINALQ is encoded by the exons ATGGCTCTctcagcttcttctccatcttcttctttccttcGCGGTTCTTTCTCTTCGCACGAGCTCAAAG CTCCATGGATCCATTCAGTTCGTCTGTTGGATCAATGCTCAGTGCTTAGGGATTCCTACTGCCGGAAATTCTTAGTAAAACCAATTTGtgcaaaacagaaaataagcGACTCGGTTGTTCCTCTTGCAGCAACTCTTGTTGCTCCAG AAGTTGAAGATAGAATAGAGACAGAAGATTATGAGAAATTAGCAAAGGAGATGGAACAGGCTTCCCCTCTTGAAATTATGGACAAGGCCCTCGAAAAATTTGGCAATGACATTGCAATTGCATTCAG TGGAGCTGAAGATGTGGCCTTGATTGAGTACGCCAAGCTAACTGGTCGGCCCTTCAGGGTGTTTAGCCTGGATACTGGGAGGCTAAACCCAGAGACATATCAGTTCTTTGATACCGTTGAGAAGCACTATGGTATTCAAATTGAGTACATGTTCCCTGATGCTGTTGAAGTTCAAGCTCTGGTGAGGAGTAAGGGTCTCTTCTCCTTTTACGAAGATGGACACCAAGAGTGCTGTAGGGTCAGAAAGGTTAGGCCGTTAAGGCGGGCACTTAAAGGTCTCCGAGCCTGGATCACTGGGCAAAGAAAAGATCAATCACCAGGAACAAGGGCTGAAATTCCTGTTGTCCAGGTAGACCCATCTTTTGAAGGAATGGATGGTGGAGTCGGTAGCTTGACGAAGTGGAATCCTGTGGCCAATGTTGAAGGTCAGGACATATGGAACTTCCTTCGAGCCATGAATGTACCTGTTAATTCTTTGCACTCACAGGGATTTATCTCAATTGGATGTGAGCCATGCACAAGGTCAGTCCTACCTGGGCAGCATGAGAGGGAGGGAAGGTGGTGGTGGGAGGATTCCAAGGCTAAGGAGTGTGGCCTTCACAAAGGGAACATCAAACAAGAAGAGGTGGCTCAACTAAATGGCAATGGAAATGGCGCTGAACCCACAAATGAGAGTGACAGAGTCACTGACATCTTCAACAGCCAGAATTTGGTTACCTTGAGTAGATCTGGGATAGAGAACTTGGCTAGACTGGAGAACCGAAGAGAACCCTGGGTCGTTGTGCTTTATGCACCATGGTGCCGCTTCTGCCAG GCTATGGAAGAATCCTATGTTGAATTGGCAGAGAAGCTGGCCGGGAGTGGGGTGAAGGTGGGAAAGTTCAGGGCTGATGGTGAGCAGAAGGCGTATGCTCAACAAGAGCTGCAGCTAGGAAGCTTTCCCACAATACTCTTTTTCCCCAGACATGTGGCCAGCCCCATCAAGTATCCCTCGGAGAATAGAGATGTTGATTCATTGATGGCTTTCATAAATGCTCTACAATGA